TGATAATAATAACGGGCTAAAGTCGGACTTTTTCCATTTTTAGTCGATTTGAGATAAGACTGGAGTTTTTCAAATCTAGATTTATCGCCACGATCTTTACCACCATCGTGCTCACGCCAGATAACCTCGCCGAAAGTAGCGAAGGATTCATTCATGGTTAAATTGGACCAAGATTCTGCTGTTACCAAATCGCCAAACCACTGGTGAAACAGTTCATGGGCAATCGTTCCCTCCTGATTATCGTCCAACAATTCGCGTTTCGTCTTCTGTACATGTTCGCCATGTAATGTTGCACTTGTATTTTCCATGGCGCCTGAGACATAATCGCGACAGACAATCTGCGCATACTTATTCCAAGGGTAAGGAACGCCTAGAGTCTTGCTGTAAAAATCCATCATGGCCGGTGTCTTTCCGAAAATATCCTTGGCATAGGGTGCATATTTCGGTTCCAGGTAGTAATCAACAGGAATATTATTGTACTTGTCCTGATAGATTTTAAAATCACCAACGGCCATCATAAATAGATATGGAGCATGTGGCAGATCCATTTTCCAGGTATCTGTACGGGTACCATCACTATTCTTCTGTTGACTGCTCAATGCACCGTTCGATAAACTGACATAATTGTCAAGAACGGTCATGGAGATTTCAGCCGTCGTTTTTTGGTTGGGGCGATCAATCGTCGGGAACCAGGCGGATGATGCCTCGGTCTCACCTTGTGTCCATATTTGACGGGGTTTGTTTGGCGTATGCTCATCTGGATTGATAAAATAAAGCCCCTTTGCATCGTTGATTGCCGCGCTGCCCTGAACTTTTAATAAGTTGGGTTTTGCTGTGTAATCGAGGTATACGGTATATTGCTCCTTAGCAAGGTAATTACGGTCGAGCTTAATCCGTAGAGAGTGATCATCATAGGTATATTTTAAGGGAATCAATTGTGAGCCATTGACCAAAGAAACCTGTTTAATATCCATGCCTTTTGCATCAAGGCGGAGGGAGTCTGTTGGGTAGAAATGAGGTTTTAATGTAACCCACTCTTTTCCATTGAGGAATTGATTGGTATAGTCAAAACGCACATCGAGTTTGGTGTGGACAAGATCGTTGATCTGAGTGGGAGTGGATCGATATTGTTGATCTATGGAAAGTTGTTGTGCTTCGCTTATTCCAATTTGAAGAATGGAAATGGACAAAGAAAGGTATACGACTTTTTTGAACATGGTTATAGTATTTTCAAGATTTAAATAAATCTAAAGAAATTTCGGTTGTGATAAAAATATACGCTGCAGAAATGTGTTTAATGCTACTATGAGCGGCTCATGTTTTATTTATCTATTTATTTATTCGCTTTGATGTAGGTGGTTTGATTGCTAGCGTAAAGGACAAGCGGGAAGTGATGGATCGAGGTTTTTTAGTTCTTATTCGAGGAATAGAAAAAACTACCTGAGGTAGGTAAGAGGTCGATAAATTTGTTTATATTCAACTCAAATTGAATTTTCAGATGCTAGGTGAATAAAACTTAGATTGGTTGAAACAAGTATAAAGGTTTTATGAAAAATAAGAAATTTGGTCTTATCCTAATGATGATAGGTATGGCAGGTACAGCGACGACTGGTTATGGACAACAGTTGACATATCCGACGACAAATAAAGGAACTGTCGTGGATGAATTTTGGGGTGAAAAGGTAGCAGATCCTTACCGCTGGCTGGAAGATGACCGTTCAGCTGAAACAAAAAGCTGGGTACAGGCAGAGAATAAAGTGACTTTTGACTATTTGAATGCAATTCCATTCCGTACAAAATTAAAAGATCAATTGACCGAAATATGGAATTATGAAAAAATAGGAACTCCGTTTAAGGAAGGTGGGTATACATATTTTTTTAAGAATAATGGCTTGCAGCAACATGCTGTGCTTTACCGTAAACTAGGGGAGGGGGGAGCCGAAGAAGTTTTCCTGGATCCAAATACATTCTCGAAAGATGGATCGACTTCATTGGCTGATGTTTCATTTTCAAAGGATGGGAGCTTAGTCGCCTATTCTATTTCTGAAGGTGGA
The Sphingobacterium multivorum genome window above contains:
- a CDS encoding M1 family aminopeptidase, giving the protein MFKKVVYLSLSISILQIGISEAQQLSIDQQYRSTPTQINDLVHTKLDVRFDYTNQFLNGKEWVTLKPHFYPTDSLRLDAKGMDIKQVSLVNGSQLIPLKYTYDDHSLRIKLDRNYLAKEQYTVYLDYTAKPNLLKVQGSAAINDAKGLYFINPDEHTPNKPRQIWTQGETEASSAWFPTIDRPNQKTTAEISMTVLDNYVSLSNGALSSQQKNSDGTRTDTWKMDLPHAPYLFMMAVGDFKIYQDKYNNIPVDYYLEPKYAPYAKDIFGKTPAMMDFYSKTLGVPYPWNKYAQIVCRDYVSGAMENTSATLHGEHVQKTKRELLDDNQEGTIAHELFHQWFGDLVTAESWSNLTMNESFATFGEVIWREHDGGKDRGDKSRFEKLQSYLKSTKNGKSPTLARYYYHDKEDMFDNISYAKGSLILYALKEQMGDEAFYQSLKKYLTDNSFKTGEPQQLRLAMEEVTGKDWAPYFNQWYYQGGHPILKITTRNGENSIILNVAQIQDSTVQTFQLPLAVDIYTKNGKIRQTFQLNKRNAQFMIPLPAAVEFIDIDPEKTLVGQIQIDKSDADYLYQYEHAPSFANRVGAIAYASKNPTNTISQQILTKALADTDADLAATAIQGLDLSNPAVRKSTEKTILTLAEKSEASVIRASAIQKLAQTKDKKYKSLILNAVSDKSYMVIASSIMAIKSAYPDQLQQSLKRIDPDATEYLKALITELSKS